The nucleotide sequence CTTATACTCTAATATGCTGGTTTCAGATAATCGTGGAGGGCATTAGGGGTTCAGATCCTCGCTCAGATGTGGCCATAGATGACGTGGTCATAAGGTATGGTGAATGTGAAGGTATGTGTAGATCTAAATCTATTCAAGGCTGAACTGTATGCAccttttattgtgttaaaatcAGTGACTAATTCATCTAGACTGGTAagcattatttttaaaacattggcAGATATTCCCGGAGATGACTTTGACACGACCACTCTGGAACCCCCTCGGACTAGTTCAAATTCAGTCATCCCCCATCCAGGTAAGATTTCCTTGAGGAAAGATTTGAATCAAAGAAAATATTCATTGGGAAAGATTTGtaggatttttttaattcacctcTTTGTGACTGAACTCTCACAGTTGGCATCAGGTTGAGCAGAATGTGGTTATACAATGTTAATTATAGTGTAactattgtgttttgttttgacagtttGTGGCCTGAACTGTGATTTTGAGAGTGATATCTGCAGTTGGACTCAGTTGCTGACTGACGTTTTTGATTGGACAAGACAGATAGGCTCCACCCCAACATTAAAGACTGGTCCTTCCTCTGACCACACAACAGGAAGTGCGTCATGATTTccttccaaaaatatttttctgagttgttttcacagtaaaaaacagtataattaatgttattaaacttaaatccaaaataattattcttgttttattacTATATCTAGATAATTAAAGGCTATAAATCTGACAATAGATACAATGAAcctttaaaaaagaacattcaGAATGTCACTGCCTTCCATTTGAACATAAGGATATAACATTAAAGTGGCAAAGTCCATAAATAAAATCCATTGCATTTTCTGACTATTGGTCTGCATTTTTAGGTGGCTACTACATATACATCGAGGGAGATAGTGCCACTCACGGTGACACGGCACGCCTCCTCAGTGCAGAATGCACTGACATTCAACCCCAGTGTCTTCAGTTTTGGTACCACATGCACGGTGCCAGCAGCACCATGGGGCTGAGCGTCTACCAGTTTGAGGGTAATTTGGCCCAGGAGGTGTGGAGGAGGAGAGATAACCATGGAGACATGTGGCATCATGCGCTGGTGGATCTGAGGCCGACTGTTAAGTTTCATGTCAGTAAATGAACCACTTTAAAGAGatatacttcacccaaaacgATAATTTTACTAAACCACGCATTAATCTGTATAGTATAGTAAGAGAAGCATGCTTGAGTTATTTTTTTTAGGACACAATGTTACTGAACTCGATACAGTGTGGTGTATATAGGAATTTATTGAGCAATGACATTTAGGAGTGAGAGTATAATCGATACATGTGATTGGTCTGTCAGGTGATCTTTGAGGGGCGTAGAGGAAGCACAGCCCTGTCAGATGTTGCCATTGATGATGTCTCTCTGCACCGTGGAACCTGTGAtggtatgtattaaaaaaaatgtatgcttcTAACTCTTATTAGCGTTCTTGACATTGCATTAAAAGTTGTAAATCTTTTTCAGATTTAGTAAACCAGGTGAAACCAACAACTCCAGGCCCGTTGCCACCAACAGTGCATACTACAGCCAGACCCATCCAAACTACATCTGCATCTGTTGAAACTACGTCCAGACCTACCCAAACCACAGCTGAACCTGTTCACACTACTACCAGACCCGTCCAAACCACATCTGAACCCGTCCAAACCACAGCTGAACCCGTTCAAACTACTACCAGACCCGTCCAAACCACAGCTGAACCCGTTCAAACTACGACCAGACCAGTCCAAACCACAGCTGAACCCGTTCAAACTTCGACCAGACCCGTCCAAACCACAGCTGAACCCGTTCAAACTTCGACCAGACCCGTCCAAACCACAGCTGAACCTGTTCAAACTTCGACCAGACCCGTCCAAACCACAGCTGAACCTGTTCAAACTTCGACCAGACCCGTCCAAACCACAGCTGCACCCGTTCAAACTACGACCAGACCTGTTCACACCACAGCTGAACCCGTTCAAACTACGACCAGACCCGTCCAAACCACAGCTGAACCCGTTCAAACCACGACCAGACCCGTCCAAACCACAGCTGAACCCGTTCAAACTACGACCAGACCCGTCCAAACCACAGCTGAACCCGTTCTAACTACGACCAGACCAGTCCAAACCACAGCTGAACCCGTTCAAACTACGACCAGACCCGTCCAAACCACAGCTGAACCCGTTCAAACTACGACCAGACCCGTCCAAACCACAGCTGAACCCGTTCAAACCACGACCAGACCCGTCCAAACCACAGCTGCAACCGTTCAAACTACGACCAGACCCGTCCAAACCACAGCTGAACCCGTTCAAACTACGACCAGACCTGTCCAAACCACAGCTGCACCCGTTCAAACTACGACCAGACCTGTTCACACCACAAATGAATCTCTCCAAACTACAGCTGGACCTATTCAAACTACAGCATCAAGTAAGCCCCCAACCCATAATCAATGAgtcatgaaaattctgttgtgaTTCATGGCTGTTGCCATGAAATTATATCTTTGTTAAGAGTTATTTCTTTGCCCACAGCACCCTCTTGCCCCATAAACAGTCATTACACCGACTGCATTCCTGCCTGCGAGCCTACATGTTCACACCTGCACGGCCCGCCGAACTGTAACACAGAAGAGCCGTGCGTGCAGGGGTGTGTGTGCGACGACGGCTTTGTGCTTAAACAGCGCACGTGCGTGCCCATCAGTGAGTGCGGTTGCAAAGACAGTCACGGCAATATTCACAGCGTGAgtgacagtgacacaaaacacaaacgtttGCTCTTGTCTTTTTCCTACACAAGTAACAcgtcatgttgttttgtttgtgtatccAGTTTGGTGAGGTCTGGTATGGCAGCCATTGCTCACAGAGATGCGAGTGTGAGGACGATGGGGAGATAGAATGTGAAGATTATGAATGTGATGGAAATGAGATATGTCACGTGACTGAACAGGGGCAGCATATGTGCCAGAAAGCTGGTATGAAATTTTCTACTGACATTtaaacagaagtaaacaaaattCAGGCaaattgttaatgataataattGTTCATCACAATATTTGAGGGGCTGCAAATCTAGTTGGAGATGAGATAGTGTTTATTCACGTAGGTCTTCTGGTGTAATTTGTGTCCACAAACTAAATTATTCCCTCAACCAGCGTTCAGCAAATGTACAATCGATGATGACCCGGAGTACAGAACTTTTGACAAGATGAAGCACAAGTTTAAAGGCAAAGATTCCTACATCCTGGTCCAAACCACCAACCTCCCCAGCAACATCCCCGATGTTTATGTGGTCACGGTCAACAAAAAAGTCAAAGACAAGAGCAGCGAGGAAGACAGCAGTGAGGAGGACGATGATGATGGTCGTCTGCGTGCTATCAGAATCAGGGTCTATAACCACACAGTGGACTTTAAAAAGGGCCGTAAAATTATGGTGAGAACATTTTTAGGTTTGTAGAGTACTCCAGATTCCCTGGATTTAATTTTCATAGTCTTTCTCACTCACAGGTAGATGGTTTAAGCGTTCAAGCTCCTATCTCCCCCTCCGGAGGAATCAAGATTTGGGATCGCTCTTCTCGAGTTTTTCTGAAGACTGACTTTGGCCTCTTTGTGGAGTTCGATGGCAAACACAAGGCAggtatgtaaaaaatattttttattttacggtTGATCCAATCATGCTTATTATAATTTTGAATTACAGTCGTGTAAATTACTAATAGTGTTAAGAACTCCTAAGCGAAACAAGTGGAATAGGTGGTTCACACAAACAAGGAGGATCTTTAAAAAATTGCCTGTCTTCTCTGCAGAGATCACTCTTTCCCACGTGTATAAAATAAAGATCGGAGGTCTCTGTGGAAATTTTGACGCTGTGGGGAAAAATGACATGATGAAGCCAAACGGGGAGCAGGCAAGGAATGTGAAGGAATTCGGAGAGAGCTGGAGAGTGACAGACAGACGGAggtaaatatcttattttcatTCATAGAAAAAGTGCTGCGTTGTCAGTTCATCACATAAAGTTTAGcaattcatttaattaatttaccATTCATTTCCTAATTCAGCATTTGAAgcactttgatttattttctaagGAACTATTAATATAtgcaatttaaatgtgaatgttttgatTAATC is from Triplophysa dalaica isolate WHDGS20190420 chromosome 3, ASM1584641v1, whole genome shotgun sequence and encodes:
- the LOC130417421 gene encoding zonadhesin-like; translated protein: LEPHEFASSWNTNDNYWLCSNGSPDPPVCDSDLENAAYTECSALFGDVFTECHWFVPPQIYVTSCITDYCTYQGDTSQLCTSFEDYVSACEVAEVFLTDWRNHTFCDLDPLLPSTNAPKPTSLPESCRWSCNFDQDDCGWEQLIQDSFDWTRWSGSTPSELTGPTGDHTTGNGFYMYIEGDSVLHGDSARMMTPVCYTFEKQCVSFWYHMYGPANVMALNLYLFENNRAVKLWSKTNNQGNRWFQAKVEIKPQAAFQIIVEGIRGSDPRSDVAIDDVVIRYGECEDIPGDDFDTTTLEPPRTSSNSVIPHPVCGLNCDFESDICSWTQLLTDVFDWTRQIGSTPTLKTGPSSDHTTGSGYYIYIEGDSATHGDTARLLSAECTDIQPQCLQFWYHMHGASSTMGLSVYQFEGNLAQEVWRRRDNHGDMWHHALVDLRPTVKFHVIFEGRRGSTALSDVAIDDVSLHRGTCDDLVNQVKPTTPGPLPPTVHTTARPIQTTSASVETTSRPTQTTAEPVHTTTRPVQTTSEPVQTTAEPVQTTTRPVQTTAEPVQTTTRPVQTTAEPVQTSTRPVQTTAEPVQTSTRPVQTTAEPVQTSTRPVQTTAEPVQTSTRPVQTTAAPVQTTTRPVHTTAEPVQTTTRPVQTTAEPVQTTTRPVQTTAEPVQTTTRPVQTTAEPVLTTTRPVQTTAEPVQTTTRPVQTTAEPVQTTTRPVQTTAEPVQTTTRPVQTTAATVQTTTRPVQTTAEPVQTTTRPVQTTAAPVQTTTRPVHTTNESLQTTAGPIQTTASTPSCPINSHYTDCIPACEPTCSHLHGPPNCNTEEPCVQGCVCDDGFVLKQRTCVPISECGCKDSHGNIHSFGEVWYGSHCSQRCECEDDGEIECEDYECDGNEICHVTEQGQHMCQKAAFSKCTIDDDPEYRTFDKMKHKFKGKDSYILVQTTNLPSNIPDVYVVTVNKKVKDKSSEEDSSEEDDDDGRLRAIRIRVYNHTVDFKKGRKIMVDGLSVQAPISPSGGIKIWDRSSRVFLKTDFGLFVEFDGKHKAEITLSHVYKIKIGGLCGNFDAVGKNDMMKPNGEQARNVKEFGESWRVTDRRRQFIL